A window of Melospiza melodia melodia isolate bMelMel2 chromosome Z, bMelMel2.pri, whole genome shotgun sequence contains these coding sequences:
- the LOC134432059 gene encoding serine/threonine-protein kinase PAK 3-like: protein MIGQVCAAVCTVFSVVYSGYYLTQLTRHLTRGWRQACPLGTTAGSAAPLAASVIEEEDEEEQRKMKPSAAVPSQPELAEPVTLVARSAIQPGAAGPAWPAAASSSPAAGTSCSSAAQQPEMREEQGLKTLRSIVSPGRPTGKYTAFEELGQGGFGAVYKALDTSSGQQVAIKIMSLEEEMSAELAANEILAMRDNRSPNIVTYLDSYLVDAELWLAMEFMDGGTLFDVLRAVYLEEGQIGAVCRECLQGLHFLHSRQVIHRDIKSCNVLVGTDGSVKLGDFGLCAQLSPEHSKRSSSVGTPSWMAPEVVRGEAYGPKVDIWSLGIMGLEMVEGEAPYQREARLRVFELLERNGPPKLQNPRHHSALLRDFLRCCLQADEDRRWSAQELLQHPFVTSGDPASSLAALIISAKRVQEDWRGETCA from the exons ATGATCGGGCAAGTCTGTGCCGCCGTTTGCACCGTCTTTTCTGTTGTCTATTCTGGCTACTACCTGACCCAGCTGACTC GTCACCTGACACGCGGATGGAGACAAGCCTGTCCTTTG ggcacaacagcagggtcagcagctcctctggctgcctctgtcattgaggaagaggatgaagaggagcaaAGGAAGATGAAGCCTTCAGCCGCTGTCCCTTCACAGCCGGAACTTGCAGAGCCAGTAA CCCTTGTTGCTC GCTCTGCCATTCAACCTGGTGCCGCCGGAccagcatggcctgcagcagccagctcaagccccgctgccggcacttcctgcagcagcgcagcccagcagcccgagatgagggaggagcagggcctgaagaCACTGA ggAGCATCGTGAGTCCGGGCCGGCCTACAGGCAAATACACGGCATTTGAGGAACTCGGGCAAGG aGGGTTTGGAGCTGTTTATAAAGCCCTTGACACCAGCAGCGGACAACAG GTGGCAATCAAGATCATGTCACTCGAGGAGGAGATGTCCGCGGAGCTGGCTGCCAATGAAATCCTGGCCATGAGGGACAACAGGAGTCCCAATATCGTTACCTACTTAGACAG ctacctggtggatgcggagctctggctggccatggagttcATGGACGGCGGCACCTTGTTTGATGTGCTGAGGGCAGTGTACCTGGAGGAAGGACAGATAGGCGCTGTCTGTCGGGAG tgcctgcaaggactgcatttCCTTCATTCCCGCCAAGTCATCCACAGAGACATCAAAAGTTGCAACGTCCTGGTGGGCACGGACGGATCCGTCAAGTTGG GTgactttggcctctgtgctcagctcagccctgagcacagcaagcgcagctccagcgtcggcactcccagctggatggcaccggaggtggtgagaggagaagcctacggccccaaagtggacatctggtccctggggatcATGGGGCTGGAAATGGTGGAAGGGGAAGCTCCTTACCAGCGGGAAGCCCGTCTCCGG GTTTTTGAACTGCTAGAAAGGAACGGGCCCCCAAAACTGCAGAACCCCAGGCACCACTCGGCTCTCCTGCGCGACTTCctccgctgctgcctgcaggcagatgaggacaggcgctggtctgcccaggagctcctacag CATCCCTTCGTGACCTCAGGCGatcctgcctccagcctggctgctctgatcATCTCAGCCAAGCGAGTGCAGGAAGACTGGAGAGGAGAAACCTGCGCCTGA
- the LOC134432255 gene encoding serine/threonine-protein kinase PAK 1-like — protein sequence MGQASPRILVLKELSADGLHPERSLGFPLGGTQRANAHSAAKMIGQVCAAVCTVFSVVYSGYYLTQLTQDEEEQRKMKPSAAVPSQPELAEPPEMREEQGLKTLRSIVSPGRPTGKYTAFEELGQGGFGAIYKALDTSSGQQVAIKIMSLEEEMSEELAANEILAMRDNRSPNIVTYLDSYLVDAELWLAMEFMDGGTLFDVLRAVYLEEGQIGAVCRECLQGLHFLHSRQVIHRDIKSCNVLVGTDGSVKLGDFGLCAQLSPEHSKRSSSVGTPSWMAPEVVRGEAYGPKVDIWSLGIMGLEMVEGEAPYQREARLRVFELLERNGPPKLQNPRHHSALLRDFLRCCLQADEDRRWSAQELLQHPFVTSGHPASSLAALIISAKRVQEDWRGDTCA from the exons atggggcaagcgTCACC gaggaTCCTTGTGCTCAAGGAGCTCTCAGCAGACGGCCTGCACCCCGAGAGGAGTCTTGGCTTTCCCTTGGGTGGCACTCAGCGTGCAAACGCGCACAGCGCTGCCAAAATGATCGGGCAAGTCTGTGCCGCCGTTTGCACCGTCTTTTCTGTTGTCTATTCTGGCTACTACCTGACCCAGCTGACTC aggatgaagaggagcaaAGGAAGATGAAGCCTTCAGCCGCTGTCCCTTCACAGCCGGAACTTGCAGAGCCA cccgagatgagggaggagcagggcctgaagaCACTGA ggAGCATCGTGAGTCCGGGCCGGCCTACAGGCAAATACACGGCATTTGAGGAACTCGGGCAAGG aGGGTTTGGAGCTATTTATAAAGCCCTTGACACCAGCAGCGGACAACAG GTGGCAATCAAGATCATGTCACTCGAGGAGGAGATGTCCgaggagctggctgccaatgaAATCCTGGCCATGAGGGACAACAGGAGTCCCAATATCGTTACCTACTTAGACAG ctacctggtggatgcggagctctggctggccatggagttcATGGACGGCGGCACCTTGTTTGATGTGCTGAGGGCAGTGTACCTGGAGGAAGGACAGATAGGCGCTGTCTGTCGGGAG tgcctgcaaggactgcatttCCTTCATTCCCGCCAAGTCATCCACAGAGACATCAAAAGTTGCAACGTCCTGGTGGGCACGGACGGATCCGTCAAGTTGG GTgactttggcctctgtgctcagctcagccctgagcacagcaagcgcagctccagcgtcggcactcccagctggatggcaccggaggtggtgagaggagaagcctacggccccaaagtggacatctggtccctggggatcATGGGGCTGGAAATGGTGGAAGGGGAAGCTCCTTACCAGCGGGAAGCCCGTCTCCGG GTTTTTGAACTGCTAGAAAGGAACGGGCCCCCAAAACTGCAGAACCCCAGGCACCACTCGGCTCTCCTGCGCGACTTCctccgctgctgcctgcaggcagatgaggacaggcgctggtctgcccaggagctcctacag caTCCCTTCGTGACCTCAGGCCatcctgcctccagcctggctgctctgatcATCTCAGCCAAGCGAGTGCAGGAAGACTGGAGAGGAGACACCTGCGCCTGA